Proteins encoded in a region of the Paenibacillus sp. E222 genome:
- a CDS encoding extracellular solute-binding protein codes for MGDNKKSFFRMGATLLLSLSVVLAGCSSGNSGSGEESSKGSEVGADNPLEISVFLNEAGQQPTADNKIYKKIKDELGVTFKFEFLAGDKNQKLGVMIAGGDYPDLISADTKLTAAGSVIPLEDLIEEHAPNLKKHYEKYWNQMKDPNDGHIYYLPNYGAYNGEVADTYYSGPAFWIQKAVLKEFGYPTPKTLDEYFDLIAKYKEKYPTIDGKPTVGFEVLNYDWKNWGLLNPPQHLIGHPNDGGVVVNDGKAEIFADKDYAKKYYQKLNEINAQGLLDKEAFAQNYDQYMAKLSSGAVLGMFDQHWNFQSAEDSLITQDKIERTYVGFPLVYDSSTKDYYRDRAALNLNNGFGITVSAKDPVKILKVLDKLMEEEWQKTLTWGIVDEDYYVNEEGRFMKTQEQRDNAADAAWKLANKADAFYGTAPKMEGYFSDGNATSASNQPEEYQASLRPFDKEVLDAYGFKSYVDFFSAPPENPVTYPAWSVDVVEGSPAKIANTKLNELSTKYLPKAILANTSEFDSVWSEYVSEIQKLDIKTYEDRINEVLQWRIDNWSVK; via the coding sequence ATGGGGGACAACAAAAAATCATTCTTCCGTATGGGGGCAACGTTGTTATTGTCGTTGAGCGTTGTGCTAGCAGGTTGCTCAAGTGGCAATTCAGGCAGCGGAGAAGAGAGCAGTAAAGGTAGTGAGGTGGGGGCTGACAATCCGTTAGAAATCTCGGTATTCCTGAACGAGGCCGGACAACAGCCAACTGCTGACAACAAAATTTACAAAAAAATCAAAGATGAGCTTGGCGTTACATTCAAATTTGAATTTTTGGCCGGCGACAAAAACCAGAAGCTCGGCGTCATGATTGCAGGAGGAGATTATCCGGATCTCATCTCTGCGGATACCAAGCTGACAGCAGCCGGCTCGGTCATTCCGTTGGAAGACCTGATCGAGGAGCATGCGCCTAATCTGAAGAAGCACTATGAGAAGTACTGGAATCAGATGAAGGACCCTAACGATGGACACATTTACTACCTGCCAAACTACGGCGCATACAACGGCGAAGTGGCGGATACTTACTACAGCGGACCTGCCTTTTGGATTCAAAAAGCCGTGTTGAAAGAGTTCGGTTATCCGACGCCAAAAACACTGGACGAATACTTTGACTTGATCGCGAAATACAAGGAAAAGTATCCAACTATTGACGGCAAACCGACAGTCGGTTTCGAGGTATTGAACTATGATTGGAAAAACTGGGGCTTGCTGAACCCGCCGCAGCATTTGATCGGTCATCCGAATGATGGTGGAGTGGTCGTCAACGATGGCAAGGCAGAGATCTTTGCAGACAAGGATTATGCCAAAAAATACTATCAGAAGCTAAATGAAATCAATGCCCAAGGCTTGCTTGATAAGGAAGCGTTTGCACAGAACTACGACCAATATATGGCCAAATTGTCCAGTGGGGCCGTACTCGGCATGTTCGATCAACACTGGAATTTCCAAAGCGCGGAAGATTCACTTATAACGCAAGACAAAATTGAACGCACTTATGTAGGTTTCCCGCTTGTGTATGACAGCAGCACCAAAGACTATTATCGTGACCGCGCAGCACTGAATCTCAACAATGGTTTCGGTATTACCGTGAGTGCCAAAGACCCTGTAAAAATCCTCAAAGTGCTCGACAAACTGATGGAGGAAGAATGGCAGAAAACACTCACTTGGGGCATTGTGGATGAAGACTATTATGTCAATGAAGAAGGCCGCTTCATGAAGACACAAGAGCAGCGCGACAATGCAGCAGATGCTGCCTGGAAACTGGCCAATAAAGCAGATGCTTTCTATGGAACCGCACCGAAGATGGAAGGTTACTTCAGCGATGGCAACGCGACTTCAGCAAGCAATCAGCCGGAAGAATATCAAGCCAGCTTGAGACCGTTTGATAAGGAAGTTTTGGACGCCTACGGTTTCAAAAGCTATGTCGATTTCTTCAGTGCTCCACCAGAGAATCCGGTGACTTACCCTGCTTGGTCTGTCGATGTGGTAGAGGGATCTCCAGCCAAGATTGCCAATACGAAGTTGAACGAGTTGTCAACCAAATATTTGCCGAAAGCGATTTTGGCTAACACGTCTGAATTCGACAGTGTATGGAGCGAATACGTTTCCGAAATTCAAAAGCTGGATATCAAAACGTATGAAGATCGTATCAATGAAGTATTGCAGTGGAGAATCGATAACTGGTCTGTAAAGTAA